TCCAGGTCGAAGCAGACAAAAGTGCAGAACTGGCTTTCAGTAGCAGCGGTATCGTAAACAAGGTCCATATAGACGTAGGCAGTATCGTAAAAAAAGACGATGTACTGGCATCTCTTGAAAACAGTGACCTTAAAGCAATGCTTGAAAGTGCTCAGGCAGCAGAGAAGTATGCAAAAAAAGATTTTGATAGACAGCAAAAGGTCAAACAAGTCATTGATCAGGCTCAGTTTGATCAATATGCCTATAAATATGAAAATGCAAAAGCACAAGCTGCTTACCAAAAAGCATTGTTTGAAAAGACGGTACTCAAAGCACCTTTTGACGGGGTGATCTTCAAAAAAATGGTAGAAGAAGGTGATGTGGTCAGCGGTGCAATGATCCGTACGATTTTAATGATCCAAAGTCTTCATGAGAGAAAACTTATCCTTACCTTTGATCAGAAGTACCATGCAACCGTAAAAGTGGGAGATCTGTTTAAATATAAGGTCGATGGAGATGATAATCTCTATGAAGGTAAAATCATCAAGATCTACCCTGCCCTTGATATAGATAAAAGAAAGGTGATCGCTGAAGTAGAAGCCAAAGATCTCATGGTAGGTCTCTTTGGTGAGGGAATGATCATCACAAATGAGAAGTAGACTGCAACTAAGAAAGAGATGGACAGAAAATGTATAAATTAGCTATAAACCGACCAATCACAACATTAATGTATGTGCTGTCACTCATTATATTCGGGTGGATGAGCTTCAAAGCAATGCCTGCAGCACTATTTCCAAATGTTGATTTCCCTATCGTTACAGTAAAAACTGTTTATCCCGGTGCAGAGCCGACTACGATAGAGTCTGAGGTTACCGATAAGATTGAAGAAGCAATCTCAAGGATCGGAGGAATAGACTCTGTCATCTCAACAAGTAGTGACAGTGTAAGTGTTGTTACGATCAAGTTTTTTCTTGAAAGAGACATTGATGAAGCAACCAATGATGTAAGAGACAAGGTCTCTGCAGTCTCATTACCTAAAGATGCAGAGACACCGCTAGTAAGTAAACTCGACATCGGCGGTGCATCAGTGATCAACCTCTTTTTAACTGCCAAAAATGATACATTGCAAAACCTGATGGTATTTGCGGATGAAAAAGTCAAACCGGCGATTCAGAAAATCAATGGCGTGGGTGGGATCAATATCATCGGATACAAAGACAGAGAGATTAGAGTATTCCCGGATATCAGTAAGCTTAACCAAAATAATATTTCGATCAAAGAACTCAATGATATCGTAGCAAAAGAGAATAATAAGATCGGTGGAGGAAAGCTCATTACAGAAGAAAAAGAGTTTATCCTTAAAACAAAAGCCGATGCTATGAGTATCGAAGAGCTTCAAAATATCAAGATCAAAGAGGGACTCAGACTTAAAGATGTTGCTAACGTAGTAGACGGTTTGAGTGATCCGAAAAGTTATGCTTCTTATGAAGGTGTAGAAGGAGTAATGCTTGAAGTACAAAAAATTTCAGGTACCAACACACTGGAGATCGTCTCAAAAGTTAAAGCAGAAATTCCAACAATAGAGAAGATGGCGGGAGAAAGGTTTGAAGTAAAACTACTTAACGATACCTCGCCATTTATCATCCACTCTTTGGAAGATGTAGAATTTGACTTGATCTATGGTTCTATACTTGCCGTGATCATTATCTTTGTTTTTCTGCGAAATATGACGATCACTTTAGTATCAGCACTCTCGATCCCTACTTCTATCTTCGGTACGATCGCATTGATGCACTTTATGGGTTATGATCTCAATAAAATGACACTGATCGGGCTTACACTGGCTATCGGGATCATTATCGATGACGCCGTTGTTGTTATCGAAAATATCTATAAGAAACTTGAAGCAGGTAAAGGAAGGTTCGAGGCCGCTTTTGAAGGGGTTAAGGAGATCGCATTTGCTATTTTGGCGATCTCGGCAATGCTTTTGGCCGTATTTATTCCTGTATCCAACATGAGCGGTATTGTAGGTAAGTTTTTTGAATCATTTGCAATGACGGTTGGATTTGCCGTGATCATCTCCTATACGATTGCACTAAGCTTCATCCCAAGTCTCGGCGCAAGGACTTTGGAGAAAAAAGAGAGCCGTTTTTATGATCTCACAGAACCTTTTTTCAAATCTTTGGAAGGTATTTATGACCGAGCACTACGCTTTGTATTGCGGTTTAGAAAAACTACGCTGATTTTAGTCTTTGTCATCTTCTTTGGTTCATTAAGCTTATTCCCAAAAATCGGTATGGACTTTGTTCCCAAAGAGGATAAGGGTGAGTTTGAAGTACAGATCAAAGCAAATGCAGGTATCTCCCTCGAAAAAATGATCAAAGAGTCTAAAAAGATAGAAGCGGTAGTGAAAGAAGATAAAAGTGTCGTCTACACTACACTGAGTATTGGGTATAACACTGCACAAGAGATCAATAAAGCAGTGATCTATGTGAAGCTTACACCTAAAAAAGAAAGAGATCTGAATCAAGAACATATCATCCAAAATCTAAGAGAGAGACTAAAGCCTTATCAAAAGTCACTCTATATCACTGCTGCAGCGATACCGAATATCAAAGGAGCCGGGGTTAGCGTACCTTATCAGATCGTTTTAAAATCTGACTCATTTGAAGCACTTAAAACTGCTACTCATAATCTCACTGAGTATCTTGCTCAGAAAAAAGGATTTGTTGATATCGATACCAACCTTGAAGAAGGTAAACCGCAAATAGAGATACATATCTTACGTGAAAATGCAAGTAGAATGGGTATTAGTGCTTTACAGATCGCTGAAGCGGTCTCTACAGCCTTCTCAAGTGATCTTGAGATCTCACACTACGAAGAGAGCGGAAAGCAGTATAATATCTCACTAAGAGTGGATGATAAATCCAGAAAGAGTATAGAGGATATCAAAAAGATACAACTACGTGCCCAAAACGGTGAACTTGTTTACTTGGATGGTCTAGTAGAATTCGAAGAGACTGATTCGCTGGCAAGCATCTACCATTTTGATAGACAAAGACAAGTAAGTGTCTATGCCGATCTTTTTGGACTGGATCTTGGAGGAGCGGTGAAATATACAACAGATAAGATCGATGAACTTTTACCCAAAGAGGTTAGTTATAAATTTACAGGATTTGCTGAAGAGATGGGTAAAACAGGTAAAGCTTTCGGTGCAGCACTTGGACTTACCATCATCTTGATGTTTATTATCCTTGCGATCCTCTATGAGTCACTGATACAGCCTATCATCATCATGGTAGCATTACCGCTCAGTATTATCGGGGTACTGATCGCTCTTTATCTAAGCGGACTACAGTTCAGTCTCTTTGTTATGATTGGATTCATGCTTTTGATGGGTATGGTTGGGAAAAATGCCGTACTTTTGGTTGACTTTGCCAATGAAGCTCTCAAGTCAGGTAAAACTACTGATGAAGCCCTCTTGGAAGCAGGAGAAAAAAGGCTAAGACCGATCCTTATGACAACGATTGCGATGATCTTTGCAATGCTTCCTCTTGCTATCGCAACAGGCCTGGGAAGTGAGACCAAAGCACCTATGGCTACTGCCGTTATAGGAGGATTGATCAGTTCAATGATACTTACTCTACTAGTTGTCCCGGTCATCTATAAAATGATCACACCGATAGACAGATGGTTAAGAAAGTGGTATGAGGTAGGCAAGGT
This is a stretch of genomic DNA from Sulfurovum zhangzhouensis. It encodes these proteins:
- a CDS encoding efflux RND transporter periplasmic adaptor subunit; translated protein: MKKLLISMIMMATAIYAEEVYATFQVEADKSAELAFSSSGIVNKVHIDVGSIVKKDDVLASLENSDLKAMLESAQAAEKYAKKDFDRQQKVKQVIDQAQFDQYAYKYENAKAQAAYQKALFEKTVLKAPFDGVIFKKMVEEGDVVSGAMIRTILMIQSLHERKLILTFDQKYHATVKVGDLFKYKVDGDDNLYEGKIIKIYPALDIDKRKVIAEVEAKDLMVGLFGEGMIITNEK
- a CDS encoding efflux RND transporter permease subunit; amino-acid sequence: MYKLAINRPITTLMYVLSLIIFGWMSFKAMPAALFPNVDFPIVTVKTVYPGAEPTTIESEVTDKIEEAISRIGGIDSVISTSSDSVSVVTIKFFLERDIDEATNDVRDKVSAVSLPKDAETPLVSKLDIGGASVINLFLTAKNDTLQNLMVFADEKVKPAIQKINGVGGINIIGYKDREIRVFPDISKLNQNNISIKELNDIVAKENNKIGGGKLITEEKEFILKTKADAMSIEELQNIKIKEGLRLKDVANVVDGLSDPKSYASYEGVEGVMLEVQKISGTNTLEIVSKVKAEIPTIEKMAGERFEVKLLNDTSPFIIHSLEDVEFDLIYGSILAVIIIFVFLRNMTITLVSALSIPTSIFGTIALMHFMGYDLNKMTLIGLTLAIGIIIDDAVVVIENIYKKLEAGKGRFEAAFEGVKEIAFAILAISAMLLAVFIPVSNMSGIVGKFFESFAMTVGFAVIISYTIALSFIPSLGARTLEKKESRFYDLTEPFFKSLEGIYDRALRFVLRFRKTTLILVFVIFFGSLSLFPKIGMDFVPKEDKGEFEVQIKANAGISLEKMIKESKKIEAVVKEDKSVVYTTLSIGYNTAQEINKAVIYVKLTPKKERDLNQEHIIQNLRERLKPYQKSLYITAAAIPNIKGAGVSVPYQIVLKSDSFEALKTATHNLTEYLAQKKGFVDIDTNLEEGKPQIEIHILRENASRMGISALQIAEAVSTAFSSDLEISHYEESGKQYNISLRVDDKSRKSIEDIKKIQLRAQNGELVYLDGLVEFEETDSLASIYHFDRQRQVSVYADLFGLDLGGAVKYTTDKIDELLPKEVSYKFTGFAEEMGKTGKAFGAALGLTIILMFIILAILYESLIQPIIIMVALPLSIIGVLIALYLSGLQFSLFVMIGFMLLMGMVGKNAVLLVDFANEALKSGKTTDEALLEAGEKRLRPILMTTIAMIFAMLPLAIATGLGSETKAPMATAVIGGLISSMILTLLVVPVIYKMITPIDRWLRKWYEVGKV